One segment of Leucoraja erinacea ecotype New England chromosome 7, Leri_hhj_1, whole genome shotgun sequence DNA contains the following:
- the si:ch211-246m6.4 gene encoding transcription factor 15: MKSTGNFQTCPSETLASDTEELESESENSQIDGIAKKKRKTYSTGINKQRQAANARERDRTHSVNTAFSALRNLIPTEPSDRKLSKIETLRLASSYISHLANVLLLGEDYLDGQPCLKYRAVRQSSTNDINTAAPRPICTFCLSNQRKMLREGEKHLPV, encoded by the exons ATGAAGTCTACAGGGAATTTTCAAACCTGTCCATCAGAAACCCTTGCTTCTGATACCGAGGAACTTGAGAGCGAGAGTGAGAACAGTCAGATTGATGGCATTGCAAAAAAGAAGAGAAAGACCTATTCAACTGGCATTAACAAACAACGGCAAGCAGCAAACGcgagggagagggacagaaccCATAGTGTGAACACAGCATTTTCAGCTCTCAGGAATCTCATTCCAACCGAGCCATCAGACCGCAAACTATCGAAGATAGAGACCCTGCGCTTGGCCTCCAGTTATATTTCCCATCTggcgaatgtcctcctcctgggaGAGGATTATCTGGACGGGCAGCCCTGTTTAAAATATCGAGCTGTCAGGCAGAGCAGCACTAACGACATAAATACTGCAGCTCCCAGACCTATATGCACCTTCTGTCTTAGTAATCAGAGAAAAATG CTTAGAGAAGGAGAAAAACACCTCCCTGTCTGA